A window of the Helianthus annuus cultivar XRQ/B chromosome 4, HanXRQr2.0-SUNRISE, whole genome shotgun sequence genome harbors these coding sequences:
- the LOC110937614 gene encoding putative glucose-6-phosphate 1-epimerase yields the protein MGHSAAVWDTRMALETTKDWNGIEQIVLRNPLGASARVSLLGGQVTSWRNERGEELLFMSNKGILKSAKPMRGGIPICFPQFGNCDSLEQHGFARNKIWAVDDDAPPLPANDPQWKSFVDLLLKPSEEDLKFWPHSFEFRLRVSLGMDGNLTLISRVRNVNGKPFSFSFAYHSYFSVSDISEVRIEGLETMDYFDNLCKRERFTEQGDAITFESEIDRVYLSSPSCIAVLDHERKRTYVLRKEGLPDVVVWNPWEKKSKAMSDFGDDEYKQMLCVDGAAIEKPITLKPGEEWTGRLEIAVVPSSFCSEGL from the exons ATGGGACACTCTGCAGCTGTTTGGGATACCAGGATGGCTCTTGAAACAACAAAGGACTGGAATGGAATTGAGCAAATCGTTCTTCGGAATCCACTAGGAGCTTCGGCTAGG GTTAGCTTGCTTGGAGGTCAAGTTACTTCATGGCGAAATGAAAGAGGCGAAGAACTTTTGTTTATGAGCAACAAG GGAATTCTTAAATCCGCGAAGCCAATGCGAGGAGGTATTCCAATTTGTTTTCCTCAG TTTGGTAACTGTGATTCACTTGAGCAACACgggtttgcaagaaacaaaaTATGGGCGGTTGATGACGATGCTCCGCCACTTCCCGCCAACGATCCCCAATGGAAATCCTTCGTTGACTTGCTTCTTAAACCGTCCGAAGAAGATCTCAAGTTTTGGCCACACAG CTTTGAGTTTCGTCTTCGAGTCTCACTTGGGATGGATGGAAACTTGACATTAATATCTCGCGTTAGGAACGTCAATGGGAAGCCTTTTAGTTTTTCTTTCGCGTATCACTCGTATTTCTCTGTCTCTGACATAAG TGAAGTGAGGATCGAAGGGCTAGAGACAATGGACTACTTTGACAACCTTTGTAAAAGAGAGCGTTTCACAGAACAAGGAGATGCTATTACTTTTGAATCCGAG aTCGATCGTGTTTATCTTAGTTCTCCGAGTTGTATTGCTGTACTTGATCATGAAAGGAAGCGTACATACGTGTTACGAAAGGAAGGACTGCCGGATGTTG TGGTGTGGAATCCATGGGAGAAGAAATCAAAAGCGATGTCTGATTTCGGAGACGATGAATACAAGCAAATGCTATGTGTGGATGGTGCAGCGATAGAGAAACCGATTACTTTGAAACCAGGCGAAGAATGGACTGGTCGTTTGGAAATCGCGGTCGTGCCGTCAAGTTTTTGCAGTGAGGGTCTCTGA